Proteins encoded by one window of Bauldia sp.:
- a CDS encoding imelysin family protein — MTTRRKTWIGVGLFAIAGTALPVAATLASSSPDVATARHSAGPLALDPTLMLAAGGEEGGEGGGAPVESYLLPNSDPAQYTYDATSEIAAYAAGVHASYAAASDGAKTLATAIAALLDKPTVETLAAARKAWTAARPSYLVTEVYRFYDGPIEAREGEINSWPMNEAFIDYVVGNPDAGIINDPKSEISLVKLILNNQASDESDVTLGWHAIEFLLWGQDLSATGPGDRPVSDFIPGQGNNDRRRTYLKVVTDRLVADIAQVTEAWAPDATNYATTFLALPPREAIGRILNGLAILSGSELMSERMAVGLDSGDQEDEHSCFSDTTHQDFVYDVKGVENVWTGKYPGYTGPGVRDLVAKVDAGLATEIDGLLADTTAKIAKLGDPWDQVLAAAPDTQARKDAEAAVASLGVLADSFKRAGEKLGVLVQIPTGG; from the coding sequence ATGACGACACGACGCAAGACTTGGATCGGGGTTGGCCTGTTTGCCATCGCGGGCACCGCGCTGCCGGTAGCCGCCACGCTGGCATCCTCGTCGCCCGACGTTGCGACCGCCCGGCACAGTGCCGGTCCGCTGGCGCTCGATCCGACGCTGATGCTCGCCGCCGGCGGCGAGGAAGGCGGCGAGGGCGGCGGCGCCCCGGTAGAAAGCTACCTGCTGCCGAACAGCGACCCCGCCCAGTACACCTACGATGCGACGTCCGAGATCGCCGCCTACGCGGCCGGCGTCCACGCCAGCTACGCTGCCGCGAGCGACGGCGCCAAGACGCTCGCCACCGCGATCGCCGCGCTGCTCGACAAGCCGACCGTCGAAACATTGGCGGCGGCGCGCAAGGCGTGGACCGCGGCGCGGCCGTCGTATCTGGTCACCGAGGTCTACCGCTTCTACGACGGCCCGATCGAGGCGCGCGAGGGCGAGATCAACTCGTGGCCGATGAACGAAGCCTTCATCGACTACGTCGTCGGCAATCCCGACGCCGGCATCATCAACGACCCGAAGTCCGAGATTTCGCTGGTCAAGCTGATCCTCAACAACCAGGCGAGCGACGAGTCCGACGTGACGCTCGGCTGGCACGCCATCGAGTTCCTGCTCTGGGGCCAGGACCTCAGCGCCACCGGCCCCGGTGACCGCCCGGTCAGCGATTTCATCCCCGGCCAGGGCAACAACGATCGCCGCCGCACCTACCTCAAGGTCGTCACCGACCGTCTCGTCGCCGATATCGCCCAGGTCACCGAGGCGTGGGCGCCGGACGCCACCAACTACGCCACGACGTTCCTGGCATTGCCGCCGCGCGAGGCGATCGGGCGCATCCTGAACGGCCTCGCCATTCTTTCGGGTTCGGAACTGATGTCCGAGCGCATGGCGGTCGGTCTCGATTCCGGCGATCAGGAGGACGAGCACTCCTGCTTCTCCGACACGACCCACCAGGATTTCGTCTACGACGTGAAGGGTGTCGAGAACGTGTGGACCGGCAAGTATCCGGGCTACACCGGCCCGGGCGTGCGCGACCTCGTGGCCAAGGTTGACGCCGGCCTCGCCACAGAGATCGACGGCCTGCTCGCCGACACCACCGCCAAGATCGCCAAGCTCGGCGACCCGTGGGACCAGGTGTTGGCCGCTGCGCCGGACACGCAGGCGCGTAAGGACGCCGAAGCCGCGGTCGCCTCGCTGGGCGTGCTCGCCGACAGCTTCAAGCGCGCCGGCGAGAAGCTCGGCGTGCTGGTGCAGATCCCCACCGGGGGCTAG
- a CDS encoding di-heme oxidoredictase family protein produces the protein MLRALFVVVAAILAGASALVLTSGGALTGAADVRAELMVTPVTPDLGGGTTRVVEGSQAFTFVAPNSPAERQRVFSFGNRVFNTKWAEYPASVQSFDGLGPTFNRNSCSGCHTFDGRGRPPENVGDPMDTMLVRLSGADGKPDPRYGDQLNDHANLHVTPEGRAIIDYTEVHGTYGDGTPYTLAEPHLRFADLAYGSLDGDLFSARVAPQVIGLGLLEAVPQATLEALADPDDRDGDGISGRVNHLTDHDGNPAAGRFGWKANEPSLREQAAGAALGDIGLTTSLDPRANCPPVQTTCSDAPAQADPELSDSFLDRMVTYLQTLAVPRARPVDDATFQQGLRTFTAMGCAACHMPTMQTAAAPLPELANQTFHPFTDLLLHDMGEGLADHRPDHEATGTEWRTPPLWGLGLVPVTNGHDRLLHDGRARGFAEAILWHGGEAAKAREAFRTAPAADRDALVAFLKSL, from the coding sequence ATGCTCCGTGCGCTTTTCGTCGTCGTCGCCGCGATCCTCGCCGGTGCGTCCGCCCTTGTCCTGACCTCGGGCGGCGCGCTGACGGGCGCGGCCGACGTGCGCGCCGAGCTGATGGTGACACCGGTGACGCCCGATCTCGGCGGCGGCACCACCCGCGTCGTCGAGGGCAGCCAGGCCTTCACCTTCGTCGCGCCGAACTCGCCGGCCGAGCGCCAGCGCGTCTTCTCGTTCGGCAACCGCGTCTTCAACACCAAGTGGGCGGAGTATCCGGCCTCCGTCCAATCCTTCGACGGCCTCGGCCCCACCTTCAACCGCAACTCCTGCTCCGGCTGCCACACCTTTGACGGCCGCGGCCGGCCGCCGGAAAACGTCGGCGACCCGATGGACACGATGCTGGTCCGCCTGTCCGGCGCCGACGGCAAGCCCGATCCGCGCTACGGCGACCAGCTCAACGACCACGCCAACCTCCACGTCACGCCGGAGGGCAGGGCGATCATCGACTACACCGAGGTGCACGGCACCTATGGCGACGGCACGCCCTACACGCTGGCCGAGCCGCATCTGCGCTTCGCCGACCTCGCCTATGGCTCGCTCGACGGCGACCTGTTCTCCGCCCGCGTCGCGCCGCAGGTGATCGGCCTCGGTCTGCTTGAGGCGGTGCCGCAGGCGACGCTTGAGGCGCTCGCCGATCCCGACGACAGGGACGGCGACGGCATCTCCGGCCGGGTCAACCACCTCACCGACCACGACGGCAACCCGGCCGCCGGCCGCTTCGGCTGGAAGGCGAACGAGCCGTCGCTCCGCGAGCAGGCGGCGGGCGCCGCGCTGGGCGACATCGGCCTGACGACGTCGCTCGATCCGCGCGCCAACTGCCCGCCGGTGCAGACGACCTGCAGCGACGCGCCGGCGCAGGCCGATCCCGAACTCTCCGACTCGTTCCTCGACCGGATGGTGACCTACCTGCAGACGCTCGCCGTGCCGCGCGCCCGGCCGGTGGACGACGCCACGTTCCAGCAAGGCCTGCGCACCTTCACCGCGATGGGCTGCGCCGCCTGCCACATGCCGACGATGCAGACCGCGGCGGCGCCGCTGCCGGAGCTCGCCAACCAGACCTTCCACCCGTTCACCGATCTGCTGCTGCACGACATGGGCGAGGGCCTCGCCGACCATCGCCCCGACCACGAGGCGACCGGCACCGAATGGCGCACGCCGCCGCTCTGGGGCCTCGGCCTTGTGCCGGTGACCAACGGCCACGACCGCCTGCTGCACGACGGCCGCGCCCGCGGCTTCGCCGAGGCGATCCTCTGGCACGGCGGCGAGGCGGCGAAGGCACGCGAAGCCTTCCGCACGGCGCCGGCGGCGGATCGCGATGCGCTGGTGGCGTTCCTGAAGTCGCTGTAG
- a CDS encoding DMT family transporter — MTTFSENLRGIAYLTACNLAFLLSDTLIKLIGSAIPLGEFIAIRGLVVTIALAPMVAATGVWRQLPMIRSRALFWRTVGEAASAFTYLAALMHMPIANLNTILQIVPLAITAAGALFLGEMVGARRWAAIAVGFLGVLIVVRPGVEGFNVYSLLAVASALLIALRDVSGRVMPRGLPALLVAWVTGASVGLCGPVYAVAIGEAWVMPPLWAFGYLCASVVFLIGGYLLSVAFMRHGDISVVAPFRYLAIIWAIILGFFVFGDIPDWPVYAGMAIIAASGIYTFQRERNRARLLEEAAAGEGL; from the coding sequence ATGACAACCTTCAGCGAAAACCTTCGCGGCATCGCGTATCTCACGGCGTGCAACCTCGCGTTCCTGCTCAGCGACACGCTGATCAAGCTGATCGGCAGCGCGATACCGCTCGGGGAATTCATCGCCATCCGCGGCCTCGTCGTCACCATCGCGCTGGCGCCGATGGTCGCCGCAACCGGCGTCTGGCGCCAATTGCCGATGATCCGCAGCCGGGCGCTGTTCTGGCGCACGGTCGGCGAGGCGGCGTCGGCGTTCACCTACCTTGCGGCGCTGATGCACATGCCGATCGCCAACCTCAACACGATCCTGCAGATCGTGCCGCTGGCGATCACCGCCGCCGGCGCCCTGTTCCTCGGCGAGATGGTCGGGGCGCGGCGCTGGGCGGCGATCGCGGTCGGCTTCCTCGGCGTGCTGATCGTCGTGCGGCCCGGAGTGGAAGGCTTCAACGTGTACAGCCTGCTGGCGGTCGCCTCGGCGCTGCTGATCGCACTCCGCGACGTCAGCGGCCGCGTGATGCCGCGCGGCCTGCCCGCGCTGCTGGTCGCCTGGGTCACCGGCGCGTCGGTCGGGCTCTGCGGTCCGGTCTACGCGGTCGCCATCGGCGAAGCCTGGGTGATGCCGCCGCTCTGGGCGTTCGGCTATCTCTGCGCGTCGGTCGTGTTCCTCATCGGCGGCTACCTGCTGTCGGTCGCCTTCATGCGCCACGGCGATATCTCGGTGGTGGCGCCGTTCCGCTACCTCGCCATTATCTGGGCGATCATCCTCGGCTTCTTCGTCTTCGGCGACATTCCCGACTGGCCGGTCTACGCCGGCATGGCGATCATCGCGGCGTCCGGGATCTATACGTTCCAGCGCGAGCGCAACCGGGCGCGGCTGCTCGAGGAAGCGGCGGCGGGGGAAGGATTGTAG
- a CDS encoding peptidoglycan-binding protein: protein MFRYAVRRVGARVLVADFERAENLYVAQHVISEISSEIQKGKPKPNNGAFRARLRYLDEILAGLGLADNGTYHPQIAAMLDTGGVGDVASSLRAIAGLVQDNIARHVPPGFATFFETLPPQPPTLSAADTPRPPSFKAKPGSPTFVATEAALFGSLTEKFYGSWAFRIAAGTLIVAAALAIGGGFVIGSQVVDVGKASRDAQKAIADTADRTQDRATQLLNAAVESITKDRSGQQRIDAAVTAAVTAIEARQTVDMGQLKTIDDGIAAVTSSVAATKQAAGAIDGQWLVDFVARAKSAEVDLSKTDGLLQDAQASADQARLSASTAREVASAAVASLDAANQHALGSMLASGKVAEKLTAVEAEVTEASARLASLKAATTAAPGLEFDAKDAAARLKSVQDRLRLLEAGLARATIPTTGLAGLSRSDWRAVQSALRQRGFDPGKIDGVYGRRTAAALKGYQRRIGDADTGVLTYPEFLSLTGQ from the coding sequence ATGTTCCGGTATGCCGTCCGCCGAGTGGGAGCGCGCGTTTTAGTCGCCGACTTCGAGCGAGCTGAGAACCTATACGTCGCGCAACACGTTATCAGCGAAATCTCGTCGGAGATCCAAAAGGGCAAGCCGAAGCCGAATAACGGCGCGTTCCGCGCCCGCCTCCGCTACCTGGATGAGATTCTCGCGGGCCTCGGTCTCGCAGACAACGGCACGTACCACCCACAGATCGCCGCAATGCTCGACACCGGCGGTGTTGGCGACGTGGCCAGCTCGCTACGCGCGATTGCCGGATTGGTGCAGGACAACATCGCCCGGCATGTCCCACCTGGCTTCGCGACGTTCTTCGAGACCCTTCCCCCGCAGCCGCCGACTCTCTCTGCAGCCGATACGCCGCGCCCTCCTAGTTTCAAAGCCAAGCCTGGCTCCCCGACATTCGTGGCGACTGAGGCCGCGCTGTTTGGCTCTCTAACCGAGAAGTTCTACGGGTCGTGGGCGTTTCGTATCGCCGCCGGCACGTTGATCGTGGCGGCCGCGCTCGCCATCGGCGGCGGATTTGTCATCGGAAGTCAGGTGGTCGACGTCGGCAAAGCGTCACGCGACGCACAAAAGGCGATCGCGGATACTGCGGACAGGACGCAGGACCGCGCGACGCAGCTTTTGAACGCCGCCGTCGAGAGCATTACCAAAGATCGTTCCGGTCAACAAAGGATCGACGCCGCCGTGACCGCGGCGGTCACGGCAATTGAAGCTCGTCAAACGGTGGACATGGGGCAGCTCAAGACGATCGACGATGGCATCGCAGCGGTCACAAGCTCTGTCGCGGCAACGAAGCAGGCGGCGGGCGCAATCGACGGCCAATGGCTGGTTGATTTCGTGGCGCGTGCCAAATCGGCGGAAGTCGATCTCAGCAAGACCGACGGCCTTTTGCAGGACGCGCAGGCTTCCGCCGATCAGGCCAGGCTATCGGCATCGACTGCAAGAGAGGTTGCGAGTGCGGCGGTCGCCTCGCTTGATGCGGCGAACCAGCACGCCTTGGGCAGCATGCTGGCAAGCGGCAAGGTCGCCGAGAAACTCACTGCAGTCGAGGCAGAAGTGACGGAGGCGAGCGCCCGCCTGGCGTCGCTGAAGGCCGCCACGACCGCTGCACCCGGCCTCGAATTCGATGCCAAGGATGCGGCTGCGCGGCTCAAGAGCGTTCAGGACCGGCTTCGTCTCCTTGAAGCCGGACTCGCTCGCGCGACCATTCCGACGACCGGGCTCGCCGGTCTGTCGCGTTCGGACTGGCGGGCGGTGCAATCCGCGCTGCGGCAACGCGGATTTGATCCGGGCAAGATCGACGGTGTCTACGGTCGTCGAACGGCCGCGGCCCTGAAAGGCTATCAGCGTCGGATAGGCGACGCCGACACGGGCGTGCTTACATATCCAGAATTTCTTTCGCTTACAGGGCAGTAG
- a CDS encoding DUF971 domain-containing protein, which yields MNEIQSPWPVEIRLKKDRRTLVVAFDDGAVHDVPAELLRVLSPSAEVQGHSPEQRVTVGGKRDVTIVAVDPIGNYAVKLTFDDGHSTGIFTWGYLRKLGDEREALMAAYERELAGKGMSR from the coding sequence ATGAATGAAATCCAGTCTCCGTGGCCGGTCGAAATCCGGCTGAAGAAGGACCGCCGCACGCTGGTCGTCGCCTTCGACGACGGCGCCGTCCACGACGTGCCGGCCGAGCTGCTGCGCGTCCTCTCGCCCTCGGCCGAGGTGCAGGGCCACAGCCCCGAGCAGCGCGTCACCGTCGGCGGCAAGCGCGACGTGACCATCGTCGCCGTCGATCCGATCGGCAACTACGCCGTGAAGCTGACCTTCGACGACGGCCACAGCACCGGCATCTTCACGTGGGGGTATCTGCGCAAGCTGGGCGACGAGCGCGAGGCGCTGATGGCGGCGTATGAGCGGGAGCTGGCGG